The Accipiter gentilis chromosome 14, bAccGen1.1, whole genome shotgun sequence genome contains a region encoding:
- the SDC4 gene encoding syndecan-4 isoform X2 yields MDARWLDYPASGDLPDDEDIGEFRPHLTSDGLDIDAASGSGDYSDSEDAIYLTTMDTPVVSDNYIPGDTERKIEGEKKNTMVDNEIIPDKAVPVKENLSNKISMASTANSSIFERTEVLTALIAGGAVGLLFAVFLILLLVYRMKKKDEGSYDLGKKPIYKKAPTNEFYA; encoded by the exons ATGGATGCCCGATGGCTTGACTACCCTGCCTCCGGAGACTTGCCAGATGATGAAGACATTGGCGAATTCAGGCCTCACTTAACTTCTGATGGGTTAGATATAGATGCGGCATCTGGGTCTGGAG ACTACTCAGACTCTGAAGATGCCATATATCTGACCACCATGGATACTCCTGTG GTATCTGACAACTATATCCCTGGAGATACTGAGAGAAAGATAGAAggtgagaagaaaaatacaatggTGGACAATGAAATCATTCCAGACAAAGCTGTACCTGTCAAAGAGAACCTGTCCAACAAGATCTCCATGGCAAGCACAGCCAACAGCAGCATTTTTGAAAGAACAGAAGTCCTTACAG ctctCATTGCAGGAGGGGCAGTGGGCCTCCTGTTTGCTGTCTTCCTGATCCTCCTCTTAGTCTATCGCATGAAGAAAAAGGATGAAGGCAGTTACGACCTTGGGAAGAAACCGATCTACAAGAAAGCCCCTACAAATGAGTTCTATGCTTAA
- the RBPJL gene encoding recombining binding protein suppressor of hairless-like protein: MISDKVDVEMNPQRQTGAAVPAEPLTHPCRPRSRSPPRYWVRSNSYQTNPLRDGVRRYLQLPADQTVLILHAKVAQKSYGNEKRFFCPPPCVYLSGPGWKLKQEQIKARDLGETGFRVCGYMGLDSMGSSLMETQKLSFEEQPDAKGFGCAKALYISDADKRKHFRLVLKLFFSNGQEIGTFHSKLIKVISKPSQKKQSLKNTDLCISSGSKVSLFNRLRSQTVSTRYLSVEGGAFIASARQWAAFTLHLADEHCTRSEFPLREGYIRYGSVVQLVCTATGITLPPLIIRKVTKQYAMLDVDEPISQLHKCAFQFQGSDRMYLCLSTEKVIQFQASPCPKEANRELLNDGSCWTIIGTETVEYTFSESLACVHEPVSPVPLITALQLTGGGDVAMLEVQGEHFHAHLKVWFGDVEAETMYRSPKSLVCVVPDVSAFGSDWRWLRYPITVPLLLIRDDGLIYSSSFTFTYTPEQSFIPGQQVLSDVAQDSDRLLDSIHQEFTRTNFHLFMQS; the protein is encoded by the exons ATCCAACTCATACCAAACCAACCCACTTCGAGACGGTGTGCGGAGGTACCTGCAGCTGCCGGCAGACCAGACAGTACTGATACTGCATGCCAAAGTCGCACAGAAGTCATATGGCAACGAAAAAAG GTTTTTCTGCCCCCCACCTTGCGTTTACCTGAGCGGGCCAGGATGGAAGTTAAAACAGGAGCAGATAAAAG CCAGAGACCTGGGAGAGACGGGTTTTCGGGTGTGCGGGTACATGGGGCTGGACAGCATGGGCAGCAGCCTGATGGAGACCCAGAAACTCAGCTTCGAGGAGCAGCCAGACGCAAAG GGCTTCGGCTGTGCCAAGGCACTGTACATCTCGGACGCAGACAAGCGCAAACATTTccgactggtcctgaagctcttctTCAGCAACGGGCAGGAGATTGGCACCTTCCACAGCAAGCTGATCAAGGTCATCTCCAAGCCCTCTCAGAAGAAGCAGTCGCTGAAGAACACGGACC TCTGCATCTCCTCGGGCTCCAAAGTCTCCCTCTTCAACCGCCTGCGCTCCCAGACCGTCAGCACCCGCTACCTCTCTGTCGAGGGGGGAGCCTTCATCGCCAGCGCCAGGCAGTGGGCGGCCTTCACCCTCCACCTGG CCGATGAGCACTGCACCCGGAGCGAGTTCCCCCTGCGGGAAGGGTATATCCGCTACGGCTCCGTGGTCCAGCTGGTCTGCACGGCCACCGGCATCACCCTGCCTCCCCTG aTCATCCGGAAGGTGACAAAGCAGTATGCCATGCTGGACGTGGACGAGCCCATCTCCCAGCTCCACAAATGCGCCTTCCAGTTCCAGGGCAGCGACCGCATGTACCTGTGTCTCTCCACGGAGAAAGTGATCCAGTTCCAG GCATCTCCCTGCCCGAAGGAAGCCAACCGGGAGCTGCTGAACGATGGCTCCTGCTGGACCATCATCGGCACCGAAACGGTGGAGTACACCTTCAGCGAGAGCCTGGCCTGCGTCCACGAGCCTGTCAGCCCCGTGCCACTCATCACTGCCCTGCAG CTCACGGGTGGCGGGGATGTGGCCATGCTGGAGGTGCAGGGGGAGCATTTCCACGCACACCTCAAGGTCTGGTTCGGAGACGTGGAAGCAGAGACGATGTACAG GAGCCCCAAGTCCCTCGTTTGTGTCGTCCCTGATGTCTCTGCCTTTGGCAGTGACTGGAGGTGGCTGCGATACCCCATCACAGTCCCACTCCTGCTGATCAGGGATGATGGCCTCATCTACTCCAGCTCGTTCACATTCACCTACACCCCGGAGCAGAGCTTCATCCCAGGGCAGCAGGTCCTCTCAGATGTCGCCCAGGACTCAGACAGATTACTTGACAGCATCCATCAGGAGTTCACCAGGACCAACTTCCACCTCTTCATGCAGAGCTAG